The Phocoena phocoena chromosome 4, mPhoPho1.1, whole genome shotgun sequence genome contains a region encoding:
- the ZDHHC23 gene encoding palmitoyltransferase ZDHHC23 isoform X1 → MTKKGSMKPGKKNKAEEPELEPLCCCEYLDRNGEKNHVAACLCDCQDLDEGCDRWITCKSVQPETYERIMDTISDRLRIPWLRGARKVNISLLPPLFLLPVFLRVASWHFLLGVVVLTSLPVLALWYYYLTHRRKEQTLFFLSLGLFSLGYMYYVFLQEVVPRGRVGPTQLALLTCGLLLILLALCQAKKDPGYLRNPANDDRSLSGSQTEYLNRTGPEKPKGFPGADPAGGLNNRGPKDEPKGCPRTSAGSPTTGKEDWCAKCRLVRPARAWHCRICGACVRRMDHHCVWINSCVGESNHQAFMLALLVFLLTSVYGITLTLDTICTDRSVFTALFYCPGVYANYSSALCFTCVWYSVIVMGGMAYIFLIQLINISYNVTEREVQQALRQKTGRRLLCGLIVDTGQYNRGFLRNWHQFSTLGTHPFHHPAEDIV, encoded by the exons ATGACCAAGAAGGGCAGTATGAAgccagggaagaaaaacaaagcggAAGAACCTGAACTGGAGCCCCTGTGCTGCTGCGAGTACCTAGATCGAAATGGGGAAAAGAACCACGTGGCAGCTTGTTTGTGTGATTGCCAAGATCTGGATGAAGGGTGTGATCG ATGGATCACGTGTAAGTCCGTGCAGCCCGAGACCTACGAAAGGATCATGGATACGATCTCTGACCGCCTCCGGATTCCTTGGCTTAGGGGAGCCAGGAAAGTTAACATTAGCCTCCTTCCCCCACTCTTCCTGCTGCCTGTCTTCCTCCGAGTGGCTTCGTGGCATTTCCTCCTGGGGGTGGTGGTTTTGACCTCCCTCCCTGTGCTGGCTCTGTGGTACTACTACCTCACtcacagaaggaaagaacagACTCTGTTTTTCCTGAGCCTCGGACTGTTCTCTCTGGGCTACATGTACTACGTGTTCCTGCAGGAGGTCGTCCCCAGGGGGCGTGTAGGGCCCACTCAGCTGGCTCTGCTTACCTGCGGGTTACTTCTCATACTCTTAGCCTTGTGCCAAGCCAAGAAGGATCCAGGCTACCTCAGAAACCCAGCAAACGATGACAGATCTCTAAGCGGCAGCCAAACCGAATACCTGAACAGAACAGGGCCGGAGAAGCCCAAAGGGTTCCCCGGCGCAGACCCAGCGGGCGGTCTCAACAACCGCGGGCCCAAGGATGAGCCTAAGGGCTGCCCCAGGACGTCGGCCGGAAGCCCCACCACGGGGAAGGAGGACTGGTGCGCCAAGTGCCGGCTGGTGCGGCCGGCCCGGGCCTGGCACTGCCGGATCTGCGGCGCCTGTGTGAGGAGGATGGATCATCACTGCGTCTG GATAAATAGCTGTGTCGGAGAATCAAATCATCAAGCATTTATGCTTGCCCTTCTGGTCTTCCTCCTCACCTCGGTGTACGGGATAACGCTGACCTTGGACACCATTTGTACGGATAGAAGTGTCTTCACAGCTCTCTTCTATTGCCCTGGAGTTTATGCAAATTACAG CTCAGCTCTGTGCTTCACCTGCGTGTGGTACTCTGTGATCGTCATGGGGGGCATGGCCTACATCTTCCTGATCCAGCTGATAAACATCAGCTACAACGTGACGGAGAGGGAAGTGCAGCAGGCCCTTCGACAGAAGACGGGGCGCCGGCTGCTCTGCGGGCTCATCGTGGACACAGGCCAGTACAATCGGGGCTTCCTGCGGAACTGGCACCAGTTCTCCACCCTGGGCACGCACCCCTTCCACCACCCTGCTGAGGACATAGTATGA
- the ZDHHC23 gene encoding palmitoyltransferase ZDHHC23 isoform X2, whose amino-acid sequence MTKKGSMKPGKKNKAEEPELEPLCCCEYLDRNGEKNHVAACLCDCQDLDEGCDRWITCKSVQPETYERIMDTISDRLRIPWLRGARKVNISLLPPLFLLPVFLRVASWHFLLGVVVLTSLPVLALWYYYLTHRRKEQTLFFLSLGLFSLGYMYYVFLQEVVPRGRVGPTQLALLTCGLLLILLALCQAKKDPGYLRNPANDDRSLSGSQTEYLNRTGPEKPKGFPGADPAGGLNNRGPKDEPKGCPRTSAGSPTTGKEDWCAKCRLVRPARAWHCRICGACVRRMDHHCVCCVGESNHQAFMLALLVFLLTSVYGITLTLDTICTDRSVFTALFYCPGVYANYSSALCFTCVWYSVIVMGGMAYIFLIQLINISYNVTEREVQQALRQKTGRRLLCGLIVDTGQYNRGFLRNWHQFSTLGTHPFHHPAEDIV is encoded by the exons ATGACCAAGAAGGGCAGTATGAAgccagggaagaaaaacaaagcggAAGAACCTGAACTGGAGCCCCTGTGCTGCTGCGAGTACCTAGATCGAAATGGGGAAAAGAACCACGTGGCAGCTTGTTTGTGTGATTGCCAAGATCTGGATGAAGGGTGTGATCG ATGGATCACGTGTAAGTCCGTGCAGCCCGAGACCTACGAAAGGATCATGGATACGATCTCTGACCGCCTCCGGATTCCTTGGCTTAGGGGAGCCAGGAAAGTTAACATTAGCCTCCTTCCCCCACTCTTCCTGCTGCCTGTCTTCCTCCGAGTGGCTTCGTGGCATTTCCTCCTGGGGGTGGTGGTTTTGACCTCCCTCCCTGTGCTGGCTCTGTGGTACTACTACCTCACtcacagaaggaaagaacagACTCTGTTTTTCCTGAGCCTCGGACTGTTCTCTCTGGGCTACATGTACTACGTGTTCCTGCAGGAGGTCGTCCCCAGGGGGCGTGTAGGGCCCACTCAGCTGGCTCTGCTTACCTGCGGGTTACTTCTCATACTCTTAGCCTTGTGCCAAGCCAAGAAGGATCCAGGCTACCTCAGAAACCCAGCAAACGATGACAGATCTCTAAGCGGCAGCCAAACCGAATACCTGAACAGAACAGGGCCGGAGAAGCCCAAAGGGTTCCCCGGCGCAGACCCAGCGGGCGGTCTCAACAACCGCGGGCCCAAGGATGAGCCTAAGGGCTGCCCCAGGACGTCGGCCGGAAGCCCCACCACGGGGAAGGAGGACTGGTGCGCCAAGTGCCGGCTGGTGCGGCCGGCCCGGGCCTGGCACTGCCGGATCTGCGGCGCCTGTGTGAGGAGGATGGATCATCACTGCGTCTG CTGTGTCGGAGAATCAAATCATCAAGCATTTATGCTTGCCCTTCTGGTCTTCCTCCTCACCTCGGTGTACGGGATAACGCTGACCTTGGACACCATTTGTACGGATAGAAGTGTCTTCACAGCTCTCTTCTATTGCCCTGGAGTTTATGCAAATTACAG CTCAGCTCTGTGCTTCACCTGCGTGTGGTACTCTGTGATCGTCATGGGGGGCATGGCCTACATCTTCCTGATCCAGCTGATAAACATCAGCTACAACGTGACGGAGAGGGAAGTGCAGCAGGCCCTTCGACAGAAGACGGGGCGCCGGCTGCTCTGCGGGCTCATCGTGGACACAGGCCAGTACAATCGGGGCTTCCTGCGGAACTGGCACCAGTTCTCCACCCTGGGCACGCACCCCTTCCACCACCCTGCTGAGGACATAGTATGA